One window of Hymenobacter sp. BRD128 genomic DNA carries:
- a CDS encoding efflux RND transporter periplasmic adaptor subunit has translation MNRNTLFLSATFAVALASCGGTKDPKAELAKLKADQAATQAKIADLEAKTGAGKADSATSAVPVSVLKVAPQNFAGYLDVQGRVDFDQNSTVSSRAAGTLTSVRVQRGDQVRKGQVLATVDASILDANLAELRTRLDLARVVYEKQASLWKQQIGTEIQYLQAKNAYEGLQRNLATLNQQRAMYNVVAPYSGVVDNVLPKLGETVAPGAPVVQLNSGQGGKVLADVSEAYAGSIKAGDKALVTLPDLGTEEIPSTVRTVSRSISATSRTFTVELRLPADKANRLRPNMVATVRIQNYGQANATVLPVDLIQHDEENAYVLVVSRTGGKAVAAKRVIKTGQTYNGKQEVTSGLKPGDEVISAGYQNLNEGQIVKIS, from the coding sequence ATGAACCGAAATACCCTTTTTCTTTCCGCCACGTTTGCCGTTGCGCTAGCCTCCTGCGGCGGCACCAAAGACCCCAAGGCCGAACTGGCCAAGCTCAAGGCCGACCAGGCCGCCACGCAAGCCAAGATAGCCGACCTCGAAGCCAAAACCGGCGCCGGCAAGGCCGACTCGGCCACTAGTGCGGTGCCGGTATCGGTGCTGAAAGTAGCACCCCAGAACTTTGCCGGCTACCTCGACGTGCAGGGCCGGGTCGATTTTGACCAGAACTCGACCGTCAGCTCGCGGGCGGCCGGCACGCTCACCAGCGTGCGCGTGCAGCGCGGCGACCAGGTGCGCAAAGGCCAGGTGCTGGCCACCGTCGATGCCAGCATCCTGGATGCCAATCTGGCCGAGCTGCGCACCCGCCTGGACCTGGCCCGCGTGGTGTATGAGAAGCAGGCCAGCCTCTGGAAGCAGCAGATTGGCACCGAAATTCAGTACCTGCAGGCGAAGAATGCCTACGAAGGCTTGCAGCGCAACCTGGCTACCCTCAACCAGCAGCGGGCAATGTATAACGTGGTGGCGCCCTACAGCGGCGTGGTCGATAACGTGCTGCCCAAGCTGGGCGAAACCGTGGCGCCCGGCGCGCCGGTGGTGCAGCTCAACAGCGGCCAGGGCGGCAAGGTACTCGCCGATGTATCAGAAGCTTACGCCGGTAGCATCAAGGCGGGCGACAAAGCGCTGGTGACACTGCCCGACCTCGGCACCGAGGAAATTCCGAGCACGGTGCGTACCGTGAGCCGTAGCATCTCGGCCACCAGCCGCACCTTCACCGTGGAGCTGCGCCTGCCCGCCGACAAAGCCAACCGCCTGCGGCCCAACATGGTAGCCACCGTGCGCATCCAGAACTACGGCCAGGCCAACGCCACGGTGCTGCCCGTCGACCTTATTCAGCACGACGAGGAAAACGCTTACGTGCTGGTGGTGAGCCGCACGGGTGGCAAGGCGGTGGCGGCCAAGCGCGTCATCAAAACAGGCCAGACTTACAACGGTAAGCAGGAGGTAACCAGCGGCCTCAAGCCCGGCGACGAGGTTATCTCGGCCGGCTATCAGAACCTGAACGAAGGTCAGATTGTCAAAATCAGCTAG
- a CDS encoding TolC family protein — protein MKNSTLGGWLAASALALAALAPASAQAPAALPAPPTSGPLALSLQQAVRFAVANKPSLLSTRLAEQTAAARVGEIKSQGLPQLSIGANVADNFKLQKSLVDFGAFAGPVLQGTTLSQSDLAKAQAGQSVTLAPAYGSPPASSPQPLAFGLQYAGNTSASFSQQLFDGSYLIGLKAAKVYTDLARKQTQQAEIDVVEQVSKAYYSTLVARARLALLARNVQRLDTVLYQTNQTFKAGFAEKLDVDRLRVQRNNLVVEQQKAQRLTELSVALLKFQMGLPQVQPVTLTDSLGAAVVDAGTLRRNLGAANFGTGGGADGLGNVPGAPASLGQNSPGGPPTPGINNGQPVQAQAAFNYNNRIEFSTLQTQQALAGLDLRSRQAGAYPRLALTAAYGFTGSAKSVSDLFAFRGPDSRNSAGFINQNWFGFGNVGLALNIPVFDGFRRKYQVQQARIAQQTLEKGFETLRQSIDLQDAQSRTTLINALDVLDNQKANLDLAADVARVTRIKFNAGVGSNLEVITAETSLREAQTNYYAAIYDVLVAKVDRDKATGELYTQAK, from the coding sequence ATGAAAAATAGTACCCTAGGGGGATGGCTGGCGGCTTCGGCGCTAGCCCTGGCAGCGCTGGCTCCGGCTTCGGCGCAGGCCCCGGCGGCCTTGCCCGCGCCGCCCACATCCGGCCCGCTGGCGCTGAGCCTGCAACAGGCTGTGCGCTTTGCCGTGGCCAACAAGCCTAGCCTGCTGAGCACCCGCCTGGCCGAGCAAACCGCCGCCGCCCGCGTGGGCGAAATCAAGAGCCAGGGCCTGCCGCAGCTGAGCATCGGCGCCAACGTAGCCGACAACTTCAAGCTGCAAAAGAGCCTGGTTGACTTTGGGGCTTTTGCCGGGCCGGTGCTGCAAGGCACTACCTTGAGCCAGAGCGACTTGGCCAAGGCGCAGGCCGGTCAAAGCGTGACGCTAGCCCCGGCTTACGGCTCACCGCCTGCCAGCAGCCCGCAGCCGCTGGCCTTCGGCCTGCAATACGCGGGCAATACGTCGGCTTCTTTTTCGCAGCAGCTTTTTGACGGCTCATATCTCATTGGCCTAAAGGCCGCTAAGGTGTATACCGACTTGGCCAGGAAGCAGACCCAGCAGGCCGAAATCGACGTGGTAGAGCAGGTGAGCAAGGCGTATTACAGCACCCTGGTGGCCCGCGCCCGGCTAGCCCTGCTGGCCCGCAACGTGCAGCGCCTCGACACGGTGCTTTACCAAACCAACCAGACCTTTAAGGCTGGCTTTGCCGAAAAGCTTGACGTGGACCGCCTGCGCGTGCAGCGCAACAACCTGGTGGTGGAGCAGCAGAAAGCCCAGCGCCTCACCGAGCTCAGCGTGGCCCTGCTCAAGTTTCAGATGGGCCTGCCCCAGGTGCAGCCCGTGACGCTCACCGACTCGCTCGGTGCCGCCGTAGTCGATGCCGGCACCCTGCGCCGCAACCTCGGCGCGGCCAACTTTGGCACCGGTGGCGGGGCCGATGGCCTTGGTAATGTGCCCGGTGCGCCCGCTTCGCTGGGCCAGAATAGCCCTGGCGGCCCACCCACGCCGGGCATCAACAACGGCCAGCCGGTGCAGGCGCAGGCGGCGTTCAACTATAACAACCGCATCGAGTTTTCGACCTTGCAGACCCAGCAGGCCCTGGCGGGCCTCGACCTGCGCAGCCGGCAGGCGGGCGCCTACCCGCGCCTGGCGCTCACGGCGGCCTACGGCTTCACGGGCTCGGCCAAATCGGTGAGCGACTTGTTTGCTTTCCGGGGGCCCGACTCGCGCAACTCGGCCGGCTTTATCAACCAGAACTGGTTTGGTTTCGGCAACGTGGGGCTAGCCCTCAACATTCCGGTCTTCGACGGCTTCCGGCGCAAGTACCAGGTGCAGCAGGCGCGCATTGCGCAGCAAACCCTGGAAAAGGGCTTTGAAACCCTGCGCCAGAGCATTGATTTGCAAGATGCCCAGAGCCGTACTACGCTCATCAACGCGCTCGATGTGCTCGATAATCAGAAGGCTAACCTTGACCTGGCCGCCGACGTGGCCCGCGTCACGCGCATCAAGTTCAACGCCGGCGTGGGCTCTAACCTCGAAGTAATTACGGCCGAAACCTCGCTGCGCGAGGCCCAGACCAATTACTACGCCGCCATTTACGACGTGCTGGTGGCCAAGGTAGACCGCGACAAGGCCACTGGCGAGCTGTACACCCAGGCCAAGTAA
- a CDS encoding TetR/AcrR family transcriptional regulator, producing METKDRILTRAAALFMRNGIKSVSMDDIATDLGMSKKTLYKTFTNKDEIVLGVMTTHLCNAQGECARVASHAADAVQEMLTISAWADQQFSNIHPSIFHDLRKYYPAAWKLLSEHKGTFILDQISKNLRRGIAEGLFRADLDVEVLARLNLAQIELAFDPDLYPPAQFAPVRVNKVFDEHFLLGVATLKGHRLFNKYQHITEEE from the coding sequence ATGGAAACTAAAGACCGAATTCTGACCCGCGCCGCCGCGCTGTTTATGCGCAACGGCATTAAGAGCGTGAGCATGGACGACATCGCCACCGACCTCGGCATGTCGAAGAAAACTCTTTACAAAACCTTCACCAATAAGGATGAAATCGTGCTGGGCGTGATGACCACCCACCTCTGTAATGCTCAGGGCGAATGCGCCCGGGTGGCTAGCCACGCCGCCGACGCGGTGCAGGAGATGCTCACCATCTCGGCCTGGGCCGACCAGCAGTTCAGCAACATTCACCCGAGTATTTTCCATGACCTGCGCAAGTATTACCCGGCGGCCTGGAAGCTCCTTTCGGAGCACAAGGGCACGTTTATCCTCGACCAGATAAGCAAAAACCTGCGCCGCGGCATTGCCGAAGGGCTATTTCGGGCCGACCTCGACGTGGAGGTGCTGGCCCGCCTCAACCTGGCCCAGATTGAGCTGGCCTTCGACCCCGACCTCTACCCACCCGCCCAGTTTGCCCCCGTGCGGGTCAATAAAGTGTTTGACGAGCATTTTCTGCTGGGGGTCGCCACGCTTAAGGGCCACCGGCTCTTTAATAAATACCAACACATTACGGAAGAGGAATAG
- the ispF gene encoding 2-C-methyl-D-erythritol 2,4-cyclodiphosphate synthase: MKIRVGFGYDVHQLQPGLPFWLGGIAVPHTHGALGHSDADVLIHVICDALLGAANLRDIGFHFPDTDPQYKGIDSKKLLAHTMRLLREQGYELGNVDSTICLEKPKVNPHIPAMRAALAEVMGVPEDDISIKATTTEKLGFVGRQEGVAAYATVLITKE; the protein is encoded by the coding sequence ATGAAAATCCGCGTTGGCTTCGGCTACGACGTTCACCAATTGCAGCCTGGCCTGCCGTTCTGGCTAGGGGGCATAGCGGTGCCGCACACCCACGGCGCCCTCGGCCACTCCGATGCCGACGTGCTCATTCACGTCATTTGCGATGCGCTGCTCGGGGCCGCCAACCTGCGCGACATCGGCTTCCACTTTCCCGATACCGACCCGCAGTACAAGGGCATCGACAGCAAGAAGCTGCTGGCCCACACCATGCGCCTGCTGCGCGAGCAGGGCTACGAGCTTGGCAACGTAGACTCGACCATCTGCCTCGAAAAGCCCAAGGTGAACCCGCATATCCCGGCCATGCGCGCGGCCCTGGCCGAGGTAATGGGCGTGCCTGAAGACGATATTTCTATCAAGGCCACTACCACCGAAAAGCTGGGCTTTGTGGGCCGGCAGGAGGGCGTGGCCGCCTACGCTACCGTGCTGATTACGAAGGAATAA
- a CDS encoding M28 family peptidase has protein sequence MKYLALAAALALPASLLAQTPTKVKAKLKPGSPVASPGVRPHAPLPAPPADYAVPYADRYITQEHLRRDLSVLASDEYEGRETGTKGQKMAAAYISQQFKDDSLQAPVAANAANPYLQPFSLERSAWQPGGTLTVGGKAYEWLKDFYAFGRSPFEQATAVQPVFVGYGIEQGDYSDYKGRDVKGQDVIVLLGEPRTAEGKSVLSPDGSATKWGVDFRAKAALAAQKGARSIFFVTQEPADRFEKATARLAPRVMQPTIAAAETGNGRAPAFFLSPALGLKVLGTNAAALQQYATATAAARQPGASKLKPVKFSISAPQQRSAVTTENVLGFLPGTNLKDEIVVISAHYDHLGIIGGQVYNGADDDGSGTVGMLSIAQAFAKASRSGHAPRRSILFLANTGEEKGLLGSEYYTDHSVFPLANTVTDLNIDMIGRTDAAHEGKPNYVYVIGSDKLSSQLHEALQTANRQHGNLDLDFRFNDPADPNRFYYRSDHYNFAKKGIPVAFFFSGVHADYHEASDEIAKIEFDKLEARARLVFFLAWDLVNRDARPVVDSNKP, from the coding sequence ATGAAATACCTCGCCCTCGCCGCCGCGCTAGCCTTGCCCGCGTCGCTGCTCGCCCAAACGCCCACCAAGGTTAAAGCCAAGCTCAAGCCAGGCAGCCCGGTCGCCAGCCCCGGCGTGCGGCCCCACGCGCCCCTGCCGGCGCCGCCCGCCGACTATGCCGTACCCTACGCCGACCGCTACATTACGCAGGAGCACCTGCGCCGCGACCTCTCGGTGCTGGCTTCCGACGAGTATGAGGGCCGTGAAACCGGCACCAAGGGCCAGAAAATGGCCGCCGCCTACATCAGTCAGCAGTTTAAAGACGACAGCCTGCAAGCACCCGTGGCGGCCAATGCCGCCAACCCTTACCTCCAGCCCTTCAGCCTGGAGCGCAGCGCCTGGCAGCCGGGCGGCACGCTCACGGTAGGCGGCAAGGCCTACGAATGGCTGAAGGATTTTTACGCCTTCGGCCGCTCGCCCTTCGAGCAGGCCACGGCCGTGCAGCCGGTGTTTGTGGGCTACGGCATCGAGCAAGGCGATTATTCCGATTACAAAGGCCGCGATGTGAAGGGCCAGGACGTTATCGTGCTGCTAGGCGAGCCGCGCACGGCCGAGGGTAAGTCGGTACTCAGCCCGGATGGCAGCGCCACCAAGTGGGGCGTCGATTTCCGGGCCAAGGCGGCGCTGGCCGCGCAAAAGGGCGCCCGCAGCATTTTCTTCGTGACTCAGGAGCCGGCCGACCGGTTTGAGAAAGCAACCGCCCGGCTAGCCCCCCGCGTGATGCAGCCCACCATCGCGGCTGCCGAAACCGGCAACGGCCGGGCGCCGGCGTTCTTCCTCTCGCCCGCATTGGGGCTGAAAGTGCTGGGCACTAACGCCGCCGCCTTGCAGCAATACGCCACCGCTACGGCCGCCGCCCGGCAGCCGGGGGCTAGCAAACTTAAGCCCGTGAAGTTCAGCATCAGCGCGCCGCAGCAGCGCTCGGCCGTGACGACAGAAAACGTGCTGGGCTTTTTGCCGGGCACCAATTTGAAGGACGAAATCGTGGTGATATCGGCGCACTACGACCACCTGGGCATCATCGGCGGGCAGGTGTACAACGGCGCCGACGACGACGGCTCAGGCACGGTGGGCATGCTCAGCATCGCGCAGGCCTTTGCCAAGGCTAGCCGCAGTGGGCACGCACCGCGCCGCAGCATTTTATTTCTGGCTAACACGGGCGAGGAGAAAGGCCTGCTAGGGTCGGAATACTACACCGACCACTCAGTATTTCCGCTGGCTAACACGGTGACGGACTTGAACATCGACATGATAGGCCGCACCGACGCGGCCCACGAGGGCAAGCCGAATTACGTGTACGTGATTGGCTCGGATAAGCTGTCGTCGCAATTGCACGAAGCCTTGCAAACGGCCAACCGTCAGCACGGCAACCTCGACCTCGACTTTCGCTTCAACGACCCGGCCGACCCCAACCGGTTTTACTACCGCTCCGACCACTACAACTTCGCCAAAAAGGGTATTCCGGTGGCGTTTTTCTTCAGCGGCGTGCACGCCGACTACCACGAGGCTAGCGACGAGATTGCCAAGATTGAGTTTGACAAGCTGGAGGCGCGGGCGCGGCTGGTATTTTTCCTGGCCTGGGATCTAGTGAATCGTGATGCGCGGCCGGTGGTAGATTCGAATAAGCCGTAA
- a CDS encoding lactate utilization protein B, whose product MLTKATAFQTDAEAKAFDLEHRRKIRFNIGKYDAAVSVGMQHYTDHELARARAAYLKAQVLEKLDEYLLEFEKNFTARGGRVVWANTAEEALAEIGRLTAARGARTVVKAKSMTTEEIHVNKYLQGRGVESVETDLGEYIVQLNGERPYHIVTPAMHLSKADIANIFVKHLGIAHTDDAQQLVLTARHLLRDKYTSAEVGITGGNFLIAKEGGVAVTENEGNARLSATFPGLHIAVVGIEKIIPQLTDLDLFWPLLSTSGTGQQVTVYNTVYFGPRQPGEPDGPEEMVVILLDNGRTNLLARPDRREALRCIRCGACLNVCPVYKNIGGHTYETTYSGPIGSVISPHLSGLKEHQHLSFASSLCGACTSVCPVRINLHNLLLLNRQQSVAEGHNTALEKTAIGLWRWSMRHRWALDVLPGRLKDFSLGYLLDQAGWRRRRESLKVADKSFRQLWQASH is encoded by the coding sequence ATGTTAACCAAAGCCACTGCCTTCCAGACCGACGCCGAAGCCAAAGCCTTCGACCTCGAGCACCGCCGTAAAATCCGGTTCAACATCGGCAAGTACGACGCGGCCGTGAGTGTTGGTATGCAGCACTATACCGACCACGAGCTGGCCCGCGCCCGCGCCGCCTACCTCAAGGCGCAGGTGCTCGAAAAGCTGGATGAGTACCTGCTGGAGTTTGAGAAAAACTTCACCGCTAGGGGTGGCCGCGTGGTGTGGGCCAACACGGCCGAGGAAGCCCTGGCCGAAATCGGCCGCCTCACCGCGGCGCGGGGCGCGCGCACCGTGGTGAAAGCCAAGAGTATGACCACCGAGGAAATTCACGTCAACAAGTATTTACAGGGCCGGGGCGTAGAATCGGTAGAAACTGACCTGGGCGAGTATATCGTGCAGCTCAACGGTGAGCGGCCCTACCACATCGTGACGCCGGCCATGCACCTGAGCAAGGCCGACATTGCCAACATCTTCGTCAAGCACCTCGGCATCGCGCACACCGACGATGCCCAGCAGCTCGTACTCACCGCTCGGCACCTGCTCCGCGATAAATACACTTCGGCCGAGGTGGGCATTACGGGTGGCAACTTCTTGATTGCCAAGGAAGGCGGCGTGGCCGTGACCGAGAACGAGGGCAATGCGCGCCTCTCGGCGACGTTTCCGGGCCTGCACATCGCGGTGGTGGGCATCGAGAAAATTATTCCGCAGCTTACTGACCTCGACCTGTTTTGGCCCTTGCTCAGCACCAGCGGTACCGGCCAGCAAGTCACGGTGTATAATACCGTATACTTCGGTCCGCGCCAGCCCGGCGAGCCCGACGGGCCGGAGGAAATGGTCGTTATCCTGCTCGACAACGGCCGCACCAACCTGCTAGCCCGGCCCGACCGCCGCGAGGCGCTGCGCTGCATCCGCTGCGGGGCCTGCCTCAACGTATGCCCGGTGTACAAAAATATCGGCGGCCACACCTACGAAACGACTTATTCGGGCCCCATCGGCTCGGTCATCAGCCCCCACTTGAGCGGGCTGAAAGAGCACCAGCACCTGAGCTTTGCCAGCAGCCTGTGCGGGGCGTGCACCAGCGTGTGCCCGGTGCGCATAAATTTGCATAACCTCCTGCTGCTCAACCGCCAGCAGAGCGTGGCCGAGGGCCACAATACAGCGCTCGAAAAAACGGCCATCGGCCTCTGGCGCTGGAGCATGCGCCACCGCTGGGCGCTCGACGTGCTGCCCGGCCGCCTCAAAGATTTCAGCCTCGGCTACCTGCTCGACCAGGCCGGCTGGCGCCGCCGCCGCGAAAGCCTCAAGGTAGCCGATAAGTCGTTTCGGCAGTTGTGGCAGGCTAGCCACTAG
- the sdaAA gene encoding L-serine ammonia-lyase, iron-sulfur-dependent, subunit alpha, with the protein MSLLFTDFASWQAHCAATGEPLFQPVLAYEIDQKGATEAAIWPTLQRAYDVMRAAVHEGQTGNMTSRSGMINNGAKKIAASPVTVLSPEFKQLIVSALGAKEVNSCMGRVVAAPTAGASGILPGVLTTIQKIHHLNDRKILEGLLVAAGIALIIEQNASLAGAVGGCQAETGSAAAMGAGAIVYCLGGSVEETFAAVAITIQCMLGLVCDPVAGLVEVPCVVRNASAAAIAFSSAQIAIAGVDPVIPVDQCVAALGEVGQSMETRYKETALGGLANTRRGREIEKMVLVQDVNILPDE; encoded by the coding sequence ATGTCCTTGCTCTTCACCGACTTTGCTTCCTGGCAGGCGCACTGCGCCGCCACCGGCGAGCCGCTCTTTCAGCCCGTGCTGGCTTACGAAATTGACCAGAAGGGTGCGACCGAAGCCGCCATCTGGCCCACCCTGCAGCGGGCTTATGATGTGATGCGCGCCGCCGTGCACGAGGGCCAGACCGGCAACATGACCTCGCGCTCGGGCATGATAAACAACGGGGCCAAGAAGATTGCCGCCTCGCCCGTCACGGTGCTTTCGCCTGAGTTCAAGCAATTGATTGTGAGTGCGCTAGGGGCTAAGGAAGTGAATTCGTGCATGGGCCGCGTGGTGGCCGCGCCCACGGCGGGCGCCTCGGGCATTTTGCCGGGCGTGCTCACTACGATTCAAAAAATCCACCACCTCAACGACCGCAAAATCCTGGAGGGCCTGCTGGTGGCGGCCGGCATCGCGCTCATCATCGAGCAGAATGCCTCGCTGGCCGGCGCCGTGGGCGGCTGCCAGGCCGAAACCGGCTCGGCCGCCGCGATGGGCGCCGGGGCTATTGTGTACTGCCTGGGCGGCTCGGTCGAGGAGACGTTTGCGGCCGTGGCCATTACCATTCAGTGCATGCTCGGGCTGGTGTGCGACCCCGTGGCGGGGCTAGTGGAAGTGCCGTGCGTGGTGCGCAACGCCTCGGCGGCGGCCATCGCGTTTTCGTCGGCCCAGATTGCCATCGCGGGCGTCGACCCGGTTATCCCGGTCGACCAGTGCGTGGCGGCCCTCGGCGAGGTGGGCCAGAGCATGGAAACCCGCTACAAGGAAACCGCCCTGGGCGGGCTGGCCAACACCCGGCGCGGCCGCGAAATCGAGAAAATGGTGCTGGTGCAGGACGTGAACATCCTGCCCGACGAGTAA
- the msrB gene encoding peptide-methionine (R)-S-oxide reductase MsrB has protein sequence MQTWNDVIRLANHGAPTPPHRVEKTPAEWRAQLTPEQYHVTREHGTERAFTGEYCEAHEAGLYACVCCGTPLYDSRTKFESGTGWPSFTQPVDEAAIKYKKDTSYGMTRVEVLCNVCDAHQGHVFPDGPPPSGLRLCINSASIKLVTAKEPAA, from the coding sequence ATGCAAACCTGGAACGACGTTATCCGCCTGGCCAACCACGGCGCCCCCACTCCGCCCCACCGCGTGGAGAAAACGCCCGCCGAGTGGCGCGCCCAGCTCACCCCCGAGCAGTACCACGTAACCCGCGAGCACGGCACCGAGCGCGCCTTTACGGGCGAGTACTGCGAGGCCCACGAGGCCGGCCTGTACGCCTGCGTGTGCTGCGGCACCCCGCTCTACGACTCGCGCACCAAGTTTGAGAGCGGCACCGGCTGGCCCAGCTTCACGCAGCCCGTGGACGAGGCCGCCATCAAGTACAAGAAAGACACCAGCTACGGCATGACCCGCGTGGAAGTGCTCTGCAATGTGTGCGACGCCCACCAGGGCCACGTTTTCCCCGACGGCCCGCCGCCCAGCGGCCTGCGCCTGTGCATCAACTCGGCCAGCATCAAGCTGGTGACGGCCAAGGAGCCGGCCGCCTAG
- a CDS encoding helix-turn-helix domain-containing protein produces the protein MENKVAQLYGCAIGASVSMVGGKWKTSILLHLRDQTLRFGALQRLVGCSQKVLTQQLKELEQDGIVQRQVYAEVPPRVEYCLSTYGRTLQPVLDALYAWGRTHYLRSQQAEVPATAAV, from the coding sequence ATGGAAAATAAAGTAGCCCAGCTGTACGGCTGCGCCATCGGGGCCAGCGTAAGCATGGTAGGCGGCAAGTGGAAAACCAGTATTCTGCTGCACCTGCGCGACCAGACGCTGCGCTTCGGCGCCCTGCAGCGGCTGGTGGGCTGCTCGCAGAAAGTGCTGACCCAGCAGCTTAAAGAGCTGGAGCAGGACGGCATTGTGCAGCGCCAGGTGTATGCCGAGGTGCCGCCCCGCGTCGAGTATTGCCTCAGCACCTACGGGCGCACGCTGCAGCCCGTGCTCGACGCCCTGTATGCCTGGGGCCGCACGCACTACCTGCGCAGCCAGCAGGCCGAGGTGCCGGCCACTGCCGCAGTATAG
- a CDS encoding NADH:flavin oxidoreductase: MESNALFTGFRLKSLQLPNRIVMAPMTREFSPAGVPGPEVAAYYRRRAEGQVGLILSEGTVVERPASSNTPNVPHFYGERALAGWQHVIDEVHQAGGHMGPQLWHMGLIGNHMSGQFPGWKADQQEGPSGLLKPGTPAPGRAMTEADIADTIAAFGQAAADAQRLGFDCLELHGAHGYLIDQFFWAGVNERTDRYGGPSLPERSRLAGELVREVRRRVGSDFAIILRLSQWKQQDYTAKLAATPHEMEAWLAPLAEAGVDIFHCSQRRFWEPEFAGSDLNFAGWAKKLTGQATITVGSVGLSSDFMGAFAGQSSAPSSLDELLRRLDRQEFDLVAVGRPLLADPDWAEKIRAGHAGELQGFSAAALGTLY; this comes from the coding sequence ATGGAATCGAATGCTTTGTTTACCGGCTTCCGGTTGAAGTCGCTTCAGCTGCCCAACCGGATTGTGATGGCCCCGATGACGCGGGAGTTTTCGCCCGCGGGCGTGCCCGGCCCCGAAGTGGCTGCCTACTACCGCCGCCGCGCCGAGGGCCAGGTAGGCCTGATTTTGTCGGAAGGCACCGTAGTGGAGCGCCCGGCCTCCTCCAATACCCCCAACGTGCCGCATTTCTACGGCGAGCGGGCCCTGGCCGGCTGGCAGCACGTTATCGACGAAGTGCACCAGGCGGGCGGCCACATGGGGCCGCAACTCTGGCACATGGGCCTGATTGGCAACCATATGTCGGGGCAGTTTCCCGGCTGGAAGGCCGACCAGCAGGAGGGCCCTTCGGGCTTGCTAAAGCCCGGCACCCCGGCCCCCGGCCGCGCCATGACCGAGGCCGACATTGCCGACACGATAGCCGCCTTTGGCCAGGCCGCCGCCGATGCCCAGCGCCTGGGCTTCGACTGCCTGGAGCTGCACGGGGCGCATGGCTACCTCATCGACCAGTTTTTCTGGGCCGGCGTGAACGAGCGCACTGACCGCTACGGCGGCCCCAGCCTGCCCGAGCGCAGCCGGCTGGCCGGGGAGCTGGTGCGCGAGGTGCGCCGCCGCGTGGGCTCCGATTTTGCCATCATCCTGCGCCTCTCGCAGTGGAAGCAGCAAGACTACACCGCGAAGCTGGCCGCCACGCCCCACGAAATGGAGGCTTGGCTAGCCCCGCTGGCCGAGGCGGGCGTCGATATTTTTCACTGCTCGCAGCGCCGGTTCTGGGAGCCGGAATTTGCCGGCTCCGACCTCAACTTTGCCGGCTGGGCCAAGAAGCTCACCGGCCAGGCTACCATCACGGTGGGCTCGGTGGGCCTCAGCAGCGACTTTATGGGCGCCTTTGCCGGGCAGTCGTCGGCCCCCTCCTCGCTCGATGAGCTGCTGCGCCGCCTCGACCGCCAGGAGTTTGACCTGGTGGCCGTGGGCCGCCCCCTGCTGGCCGACCCCGACTGGGCCGAGAAAATCCGTGCGGGCCACGCCGGTGAATTGCAAGGCTTCAGCGCCGCTGCGCTAGGCACCCTTTATTAA
- a CDS encoding alpha/beta hydrolase, with translation MQKTTRFFIVPGLGSSGPAHWQTYFERQNPDFTRIQQREWDFPDRAEWVETLEQALAGEDLSQVVLIAHSLGCITVAHWAATYGHRIKGALLVAPVDVETASFATLPPTGFGPMPLQRLPFPSKVVASTTDEWATLNRARQFAEAWGSELVTIGDAGHINAASGHGDWPAGLALLQAWA, from the coding sequence ATGCAAAAAACCACCCGCTTTTTTATTGTGCCCGGCCTGGGCAGCTCCGGCCCCGCCCATTGGCAGACCTATTTTGAGCGCCAAAACCCGGATTTCACCCGCATTCAACAGCGCGAGTGGGACTTTCCCGACCGCGCCGAGTGGGTCGAAACCCTGGAGCAGGCCCTGGCCGGCGAAGACCTCAGCCAGGTGGTGCTCATCGCGCACAGCCTGGGCTGCATCACGGTGGCGCACTGGGCCGCTACCTACGGCCACCGCATCAAAGGCGCGCTGCTGGTGGCGCCCGTTGACGTAGAAACGGCGAGCTTCGCTACGCTTCCGCCCACCGGCTTCGGCCCCATGCCGTTGCAGCGGCTACCCTTCCCGAGCAAAGTGGTGGCTAGCACTACCGACGAATGGGCGACGCTGAACCGCGCCCGGCAGTTTGCCGAGGCCTGGGGCAGCGAGCTGGTGACTATTGGCGATGCCGGCCACATCAACGCGGCCAGCGGCCACGGCGACTGGCCGGCGGGGCTGGCGCTGCTGCAAGCGTGGGCCTAG